CGGCGGGATTGCGGGAAAACTCCGCCAGGGCGTCCAGCAGCCGGATATTTGGTCCCCAGGTTTTGATTAAATAAAGAGCGTCACCCTCGCCCGCCGCATCCTTCTCAAGATAGCAACAGGCGAAATAGATCCCCTGGGCCCCCCGCTGTCGGGATCCGAAACCCGAGGTCGTGGCGTAAAACAGCGCCCGGGAACCCAGAGCGAAGAAAAAGCCCTGCCCTTTCTCCCAGCTATAACTGTAGGGCACCAGCTTTTCAAGATCATCACTCAACAACCTGACCAGAGCCGCCTCGCGTTCGCCCTCCCCACTCCGCAGCTGCTGACGCGTCCAGATGCGCCCGGCACTGGAAAAAGCCAGGTAAAGCACGACAACCACCAGGGCCAGGATAGTCATGGCAATCACCATCTCAATCAGGGTAAACCCTTGATCAGAGGTGTTTTTCTTTAAATTCATCAGTAAAATAACCGGGGCTCACCTGACGATAGGCGACCAGCCGTAAATGCCGGCCGGGATTTTGAGCATCCTGCAAAAAGAGAACCAGACGATAAAGCTCACTCGTCCAACGCAGCGTGACGGCTTCTTCGTCGCTTTGGGTCGCGGCCTCCGGCCCGGGGCGAACCTCGACCGCTTCCAGGCGAAGTCTCCAGGTAAAATTATCGGTGGTGCCGCTCCAGGGAAAGTCATCCGCGCGCGGATCGCAGGCCAGCAGCCAGGCAAAGGTCTGACGACCGCGAACGACAATTTCGTCGAAGCCGCGCGCCTTTTGCTCAAGACGCAGGCTGGCCCCGAAGAGCTGCATGAAGGTGGTCACCACCAGGCCGACGATCAGGACCGCGACCATCATCTCCAGCAGGGTAAAACCCCGCTCATCGACCCGCGCCGTCATCTTTGAGCCGCTCCGTAAAGGTAATCCCTCCGGTCAGAGGGTTGACCGTGAACTCGGCCTGACTCCGCTGGCCGAAGACCCGCAGAGGACCGCCGGCCGCGCCGCCGTCGGCGTAAAAGGTCAACAACGACACTTCCGCCTGAATCGCGGCGGCCGGCGCGGCGCCGCAGCCGGCCGCCGCAGCCAGGAGAGCCTGTTGGGCCGCATTCAGCTCGATCTCGACCCCTGGCCCCAGAAGCACTCGCCGCCGGTCCAGTTGCTCACGCAGCCCTCCGGACTCCGGATTAAACAGACAGTCGTTAGTTTTACGCTGAAGAATCGCATGGCTGCGGGCGGCCTTGAAAAAAACCTGCAGTTCACGCAGTTTTGTTCGCCAGACCAGGCTTTCCCGCTGACGATGATTAAGCCCCAGAAAGAGACTCAACCCCAGGGTCATGATGGCCACCACGACGATCATCTCGACCAGGGTGAAAGCGGAAGTTCGCGCGCCGCGCCGCGTGGCGGCCCCGGCCGGCGCGGCCCTAATTTTCCCAGCTGTTAATATCGGCGTTATCACCTTCACCCCCAGGCTGGCCATCGACCCCATAGGAGGAAAGATCGTAATCCCCGTGATCTCCCGGACTTTTATAGACATAGTCATTACCCCAGGGGTCCTTGGGAATATCCTTGGGCAGATAGGGACCATCCCAGTTCTTGGCTCCGTCCGGCTGGGTCCGCAAAGCCTGCAGGCCCTGTTCCGAGCTCGGGTAGACATCGTTGTCAAGCCGATAGGAATCCAGCGCCGTGCCCAGCAATTCAATCTGGGCCCGGGCGGTTTTGCGTTTGGCGCCCCCGACCTTCTTGAACATGTTCGGAGCCACCAGGGAAGCCAGCAGACCGATGATCACCATGACAATCAGAAGCTCGATCAGGGTAAAACCCCGGGAGCCGCATTTGGCCTTGCGTTTCTTCGTCGGCAAGAAAATCATTGTCGCTCCTTTTTTTCATATTTCAGCTGAAAGGCCCGCTCAGCCGCCCAGCTCGTTAACACTGAAAATCGCCATCAACATCGAGACCACGATCGCGCCGATCACCAGGCCCATGAACAGAATTACCAGGGGTTCAAAAAGCGAGGTCAGGGCCTTGATGGTCACCTTCAGTTCCCGATCGTACATCTCGGCCAGCTTGTCCAGCATACCATCCAGATGACCGGTTTC
Above is a window of Pseudomonadota bacterium DNA encoding:
- a CDS encoding type II secretion system protein; its protein translation is MTARVDERGFTLLEMMVAVLIVGLVVTTFMQLFGASLRLEQKARGFDEIVVRGRQTFAWLLACDPRADDFPWSGTTDNFTWRLRLEAVEVRPGPEAATQSDEEAVTLRWTSELYRLVLFLQDAQNPGRHLRLVAYRQVSPGYFTDEFKEKHL
- a CDS encoding prepilin-type N-terminal cleavage/methylation domain-containing protein, whose amino-acid sequence is MITPILTAGKIRAAPAGAATRRGARTSAFTLVEMIVVVAIMTLGLSLFLGLNHRQRESLVWRTKLRELQVFFKAARSHAILQRKTNDCLFNPESGGLREQLDRRRVLLGPGVEIELNAAQQALLAAAAGCGAAPAAAIQAEVSLLTFYADGGAAGGPLRVFGQRSQAEFTVNPLTGGITFTERLKDDGAGR
- the gspG gene encoding type II secretion system protein GspG, with product MIFLPTKKRKAKCGSRGFTLIELLIVMVIIGLLASLVAPNMFKKVGGAKRKTARAQIELLGTALDSYRLDNDVYPSSEQGLQALRTQPDGAKNWDGPYLPKDIPKDPWGNDYVYKSPGDHGDYDLSSYGVDGQPGGEGDNADINSWEN
- a CDS encoding prepilin-type N-terminal cleavage/methylation domain-containing protein; protein product: MNLKKNTSDQGFTLIEMVIAMTILALVVVVLYLAFSSAGRIWTRQQLRSGEGEREAALVRLLSDDLEKLVPYSYSWEKGQGFFFALGSRALFYATTSGFGSRQRGAQGIYFACCYLEKDAAGEGDALYLIKTWGPNIRLLDALAEFSRNPAGSLDLDEQLRESALLVLDGLGEAGFAVIAQPEKLDLSGGAQAGGALVEDEALPRNWSHKLLPGAVFFSYSNREGVPRRFLLPLMVPPEPLHQGRHST